Proteins encoded together in one Sulfitobacter pontiacus window:
- a CDS encoding response regulator encodes MDYQNLPAVLIVEDEPLIRMGAVDMIEEAGFKTYEAGSADEAIEVMQTHSDIGILFTDIDMPGTMNGLKLAAYVRTTWPPVVIMIASGVIELDEADVPSGAAFVPKPYATNHVTKMLHEATGQVGA; translated from the coding sequence GTGGATTATCAGAACCTACCCGCCGTGCTGATCGTAGAAGATGAACCGCTGATCCGTATGGGGGCCGTCGATATGATCGAAGAGGCCGGCTTTAAGACCTATGAAGCCGGATCGGCCGACGAAGCCATCGAAGTGATGCAGACGCATTCTGATATTGGCATCCTATTTACCGATATTGATATGCCCGGCACCATGAACGGGCTCAAACTGGCGGCCTATGTGCGCACAACCTGGCCTCCGGTGGTGATCATGATTGCGTCGGGCGTGATCGAGCTTGACGAAGCGGACGTGCCAAGCGGGGCTGCCTTTGTGCCCAAGCCCTATGCCACGAACCATGTGACCAAGATGTTGCACGAAGCCACAGGGCAGGTGGGGGCCTGA
- a CDS encoding mechanosensitive ion channel family protein produces the protein MSKLRYLAGLMATLLIFAAPLWAQEEEEACDTARWYCVEALNSGLPAVTPEIDRETPRATMESLVRAVRRDDWVGAAHLLDLSDIQQDRQQDVGTSLIRQLETVISRKTVINWDNLLDRPDALDATSTSDKAMAGTPRKSLLLWTLDMDDYPASIRLNRIKPEGGDPVWVFSRHTVQNIPRLYTRYGPGRLETMLPDVLTENTVVDLALWELIGLPVLIALAIYVARLVWLLTGWIAERVPSQLARQIFRSVRGPACVGVSTLFVMVVEAKIFSFSAELTTVLVPTAWLGLIGAGLWFVVNCVEVILDHLTQVEETDLTLKEEVHKRTTATRISAARRVFVVAVVLVGGGIFLSQTNVFQNLGLTLLGTAGAVTLVLGFAARSILSNIMSSLQIALNGSAKIGDRIVFNDALCHVERIHFTYVQLRDWDGTRLVVPVTEFVSTPFKNWTMQEPEMLRIVKIKLSHTADVDALRDAFDKVIDALDENYVGNRDDVCVRVAGQDVLGKDVWFLVPCADPNTSWEAACDAREGIMAEIHKLAEKEGVDYFPQATAAEAS, from the coding sequence TTGAGCAAACTACGATACCTCGCGGGTCTGATGGCCACCCTTCTGATTTTTGCGGCACCGCTTTGGGCGCAGGAGGAAGAGGAGGCCTGCGACACCGCCCGCTGGTATTGCGTCGAGGCATTGAACAGCGGTCTGCCCGCGGTCACGCCAGAAATCGACCGCGAAACACCCCGTGCGACGATGGAAAGCCTTGTGCGGGCCGTGCGCCGCGATGATTGGGTCGGTGCCGCGCATCTGCTTGACCTGTCCGATATCCAGCAGGATCGCCAGCAGGACGTGGGGACATCGCTGATCCGACAGCTTGAAACCGTGATCAGCCGGAAAACTGTGATCAACTGGGACAACCTGCTGGACCGGCCCGATGCGCTGGATGCGACATCCACCTCTGACAAGGCGATGGCGGGCACGCCGCGCAAATCGCTGTTGCTCTGGACGCTTGATATGGACGACTACCCCGCGTCCATCCGCCTGAACCGGATCAAGCCCGAAGGGGGCGACCCTGTCTGGGTGTTCTCGCGCCACACGGTGCAGAATATTCCGCGGCTCTACACCCGTTACGGGCCCGGCCGGCTTGAAACCATGCTGCCCGATGTGCTGACAGAAAACACGGTCGTTGACCTTGCGCTGTGGGAACTCATCGGCCTGCCGGTGCTGATCGCGCTGGCGATTTACGTGGCGCGACTGGTCTGGTTGCTGACAGGGTGGATCGCGGAGCGTGTGCCGTCGCAGCTGGCACGGCAGATATTCCGATCGGTACGCGGGCCCGCCTGCGTGGGCGTGTCGACCCTGTTCGTCATGGTGGTCGAGGCCAAGATTTTCTCTTTCTCGGCAGAGCTTACGACAGTGCTGGTGCCGACCGCATGGCTGGGGCTGATCGGGGCGGGGCTGTGGTTTGTGGTCAATTGCGTCGAGGTTATCCTGGATCACCTGACGCAGGTCGAGGAAACCGATCTGACCCTCAAGGAAGAGGTGCACAAACGTACCACCGCAACGCGGATCTCGGCGGCGCGTCGGGTCTTTGTTGTAGCTGTCGTGCTGGTCGGCGGCGGTATATTCCTGTCGCAGACCAATGTGTTCCAGAACCTCGGGCTGACGTTGCTGGGGACGGCTGGGGCGGTCACCCTTGTCTTGGGCTTTGCCGCGCGCAGCATATTAAGCAATATCATGTCGTCGTTGCAGATCGCCTTGAACGGGTCAGCCAAGATCGGCGACCGTATCGTGTTCAACGACGCGCTATGCCACGTGGAGCGGATCCATTTCACCTATGTGCAACTGCGCGACTGGGATGGCACGCGGCTGGTCGTGCCGGTGACCGAATTCGTCTCTACCCCGTTCAAGAACTGGACCATGCAGGAGCCGGAAATGTTGCGCATCGTTAAGATCAAACTGTCTCACACCGCAGATGTGGATGCATTGCGCGACGCTTTCGACAAGGTGATCGACGCGCTGGACGAGAACTACGTGGGTAATCGAGATGATGTATGCGTGCGGGTCGCGGGGCAGGACGTACTGGGCAAGGACGTCTGGTTCCTCGTGCCCTGTGCCGACCCCAACACGTCGTGGGAGGCCGCCTGCGACGCGCGTGAAGGCATCATGGCAGAGATCCACAAGCTCGCCGAGAAAGAGGGGGTCGATTACTTCCCCCAAGCGACCGCGGCAGAGGCAAGCTGA
- a CDS encoding ferritin-like domain-containing protein — protein MPMNSLKDVYHDQLQDLYSANKQSLDVVVALGRAAKDKELSEALIAGSNGISDGMEKIAEICNAHGISPTGEHCKGMEGLVAEAKAHALEEDYGDDDVRDAMIITQYQRMVHYALAGYGCLVAFANRLGKDEDGAILQECLDQTYDGDRRMTDIATGGVNKAAA, from the coding sequence ATGCCGATGAACAGCCTTAAAGACGTGTACCATGACCAACTCCAAGACCTGTACAGCGCGAACAAACAGTCGCTGGATGTGGTCGTCGCCCTAGGCCGTGCCGCCAAGGATAAAGAGCTTTCCGAAGCCCTGATCGCCGGATCGAACGGCATCAGCGACGGCATGGAAAAGATTGCCGAGATCTGCAACGCCCACGGTATTTCGCCTACTGGTGAACATTGCAAAGGGATGGAAGGGCTTGTGGCCGAGGCGAAGGCCCACGCGCTGGAAGAAGACTATGGCGACGACGACGTACGCGACGCCATGATCATCACACAGTATCAGCGCATGGTGCATTACGCGCTGGCCGGATACGGCTGCCTTGTCGCCTTTGCCAACCGTCTGGGCAAAGACGAAGACGGTGCCATCCTACAGGAATGTCTGGACCAGACCTATGACGGTGACCGCCGCATGACAGACATCGCGACAGGTGGCGTGAACAAAGCCGCAGCCTAA
- a CDS encoding phage holin family protein: MTTDPNKSTGSLLSDALTHVSSLVRSEVDLARAEVNENLKSAGAAIGLIVGAVVVALTALNVLSAALVAALTEAGISAGWSALIVGVAFALIAYVMVNKGTNALKLSSLAPTRTTKNVKRDAQAVKEVYDDK; encoded by the coding sequence ATGACCACCGATCCCAATAAATCCACCGGCAGCCTGCTGAGCGATGCGCTGACCCACGTCAGTTCGCTGGTCCGCAGCGAGGTCGATCTGGCCCGTGCCGAAGTAAACGAAAATCTGAAATCTGCGGGTGCGGCCATCGGTCTGATCGTCGGCGCTGTCGTCGTTGCCCTGACCGCATTGAACGTGCTGTCCGCGGCATTGGTCGCAGCGCTCACCGAAGCAGGCATCTCTGCGGGGTGGTCGGCCCTGATCGTCGGCGTTGCCTTTGCACTGATCGCTTATGTGATGGTCAACAAAGGGACCAATGCGCTGAAGCTCAGCAGCTTGGCACCGACCCGCACCACCAAAAACGTAAAACGTGACGCGCAAGCCGTGAAGGAGGTTTACGATGACAAGTAA
- a CDS encoding DUF3618 domain-containing protein — translation MTSNNRSPEEIEREIERERAGLTSTLDDLQDKFSVETIARQFSDQFREHGGDIGRSVTDAVKRNPIALALTGVGLAWLMAGDKMPSRDRYVSRDDRDYRDTRGRANYYGVRHDDHDLPVSAEQHGVVPVGQRRDLGPQPGDPSKPYYSGDVARTGDVPSWALTEDDDQPGIAQRAGDAASRAGDRVSGAASSVAGSAQNAGSAVADKAKGAAGAVSDAGHSVASGARDFASSASERAAQLRRRLAEGTEDLSEQARERVIAARESAVRARATAASYGREGRDRAVDMYEEQPLIAGALALAVGAAIGAALPRSRTEDRYMGQHSDQLMADAERIFAEEKAKLGKVAQAASEEAKKVLRETKEDADAAAPGDTAADAIVEKAKASGQRVVDAAEAEADKQGVGEVKKS, via the coding sequence ATGACAAGTAATAACCGCAGCCCCGAAGAAATCGAACGCGAGATCGAGCGCGAGCGCGCCGGATTGACCAGCACGCTGGATGATCTGCAAGACAAGTTTTCGGTCGAAACCATCGCCCGCCAATTCTCGGATCAGTTCCGCGAGCACGGGGGCGACATTGGCCGCTCTGTCACGGATGCGGTAAAGCGCAATCCGATTGCGCTGGCGCTGACCGGTGTTGGCCTCGCGTGGTTGATGGCCGGCGACAAGATGCCAAGCCGCGACCGCTATGTCTCGCGCGATGATCGCGATTATCGCGACACCCGCGGGCGTGCAAACTATTACGGTGTCCGCCACGACGACCACGACCTTCCGGTCAGCGCAGAACAGCATGGCGTTGTTCCCGTGGGCCAGCGTCGTGATTTGGGGCCACAGCCCGGCGATCCGTCCAAGCCATATTACTCGGGCGATGTTGCGCGGACGGGTGATGTGCCCTCATGGGCGCTTACCGAAGATGATGATCAGCCCGGTATCGCACAGCGTGCGGGCGACGCGGCATCGCGCGCCGGTGACCGTGTCTCGGGCGCGGCGTCCAGCGTAGCGGGGTCCGCCCAAAACGCAGGCTCTGCCGTGGCAGATAAAGCCAAGGGTGCAGCAGGTGCGGTGTCCGACGCTGGTCATTCCGTCGCATCGGGTGCCCGCGACTTTGCATCCTCCGCTTCCGAGCGCGCAGCGCAGTTGCGCCGCCGTCTGGCCGAGGGCACCGAAGACCTGTCAGAGCAAGCCCGCGAGCGCGTCATCGCCGCCCGTGAAAGCGCCGTTCGCGCCCGTGCGACAGCCGCCTCATATGGCCGCGAGGGTCGGGATCGTGCCGTTGATATGTATGAAGAGCAGCCGCTGATTGCCGGTGCGCTTGCGCTCGCCGTTGGGGCCGCTATCGGGGCCGCACTGCCCCGCAGCCGGACCGAGGACCGCTACATGGGGCAGCATAGCGACCAGCTGATGGCCGACGCTGAACGTATCTTCGCCGAAGAAAAGGCAAAGCTCGGCAAGGTTGCTCAGGCGGCCTCTGAAGAGGCGAAGAAGGTGTTGCGCGAAACCAAAGAGGACGCGGACGCCGCGGCCCCGGGTGATACAGCAGCAGATGCGATTGTTGAGAAGGCCAAAGCCTCTGGCCAACGTGTTGTCGACGCTGCCGAAGCCGAGGCGGATAAACAGGGTGTCGGAGAGGTCAAGAAGTCCTGA